The Glycine soja cultivar W05 chromosome 19, ASM419377v2, whole genome shotgun sequence genomic sequence ATAAGCAACTCATTTCTACCCACAAACAAACCATCTACCATCAAAACAGCTAGTTTTAATGCAAAAGGGAAAACTAAAAAATTGCTATAAGATTAAAAAGCTGAGCAAAGAGAATGTACTATTGAAGAAATCTATGTCTCACATCCTTTACAGTATGTAATTTAAAGCTCAAACAAATTCCTCGATGCGGGCTTATGAGATTTAAACTGTGAAAAGCAGGGGAAATAAATCTTTGCTGAACACGGGAAATGAGATGTTGGCTATAACCTCTGCTCGCAACACTTTGAACTTGAATTTCCAATGAAGAATCATTTCTTATCTAGTACCTGTCAGGCTGTCACAGCAGGGGAAAACATGAGACAAGTCAAACgggtaataaaaaattaaaaatgataaaaagttTCCACAGTTGCATTCAGGGAAAACTGTAAAAAATGATGTCGCTTTAATAAAGCACAACATAACACTACGAAAAATCACATAAAGGAATGTCAAAAGGGTATTGTGATGCAGAATTATTTAAAACAGCCATCTCAACAAAGATACAGTCGCATCAACAACAACTTACATCAATTTCAAAACTCTTGGGAAGACActattataattgaaataagGAAGGTCAAAATCAACTTTGGGTGAAACCAGAAGGACCAACACTATAATCCAGGCATTGGTTAAATCATCTCCTATGTTCACTGAAACAATTAGCAATTTTGCTCCCAGCAGACACCatctaaaagactaaaatttgCCATTTGCAGTGCATATTTGGATTCACGTTGAGATACCAGCTAATGTGCTAAAGTAATTTTTAGGTGATTATTCATGTGTTTGGTTTCACGTTGAGGACTATTGAGTCCGagtccaaaattaattttgagttcAAACAATTTTAACTAGCTTTTGCGCTGGATAATAAACTTTATACTTACTAGTAACTtcgttttaaaataaaataaaaaatcaaacataaatcacactatttcaaaatcaaatttaaccaaaatcaaTCTCATTTAAAATCCATTTTATAAACCCTCATTGAGATACACACtccattcaaaatcaattttagaacCGCTCAGTCAAACACACACCCATTATGCATATGAAATCAGGGAGAGAAAAAACCTAACCAACATTTCAGATTGACATAGAAAAACCTTGTGCCAGGAGTACTTTTATGAATGTGTGGCTCGCTTATACCCCATTCAAGCAATCAATCGCCCCATTAACAAGGTTtgccataaaaaaaatgaacaacctATTTGCATAATATTTGAATAATCTGCGTCACCCGATTGAAAAAGGAgaagcataaaaaaaaaggattgtgGTGACAAAAACAAACCTTGGAGAAGCAGCGTTGATGTTCCTGTGAAGAATGCGAGCATCCGCGGAATCCTTGCTATCAATCAACTCCCTCAAACCCTGAttttccagtttttcctcctcttcttcttcctctttctcaACATCAGCCCTAGCATCGGCAACAGCAGCAACAGAAAAAGGTCTAGCCTTAAACCACTGAAAGTAATTACCGTATATATACTCAGGATTGTACCCAAATTCCTCATCAAAAGCCATGATGTGGCCATGCCACTCCCACACGCGATACCCAGAACCCTCTTCGTCTTGAAACCCCACGCATATGTGGTGGTCGCGAACCGACACGGCCTGCCCCGAATTGGGCATGAGAACAGACTCTCCGTTTCCGCTGAGGATGATCTTGATGACTTCCCTTTCTAGCTTGGCCTCCTCTCTCGCGAGCTCCGACTGTCCCTCGAAGGTTTCCTCGCCCTCGttgtcgtcgtcgtcgtcgcCGAGATCGGTTAATAGGAAGTCCTCGAGGGACTGTGTGACCAAGGGGTTGTTTATCGGAGCTCGCAGCTGGAGCCTGCCCATCATGGTTTGGAGGAGGAGGTTGTCGAGGTTCGAGTTGGAACCGTTCGGGAATGCACTCATGGTGTTTGAGAAAGGTTCTCActgaatgaaatgaaatgacagGGTTTTAGAATGAAAGGATTTATGGGTGGGTTATTTATACACACACGCCACCGCTGGGATATTTGTGCGACTGCTTAGCCACTTTACGGGAAACGAATCGGGGCAAAACGGGCTTGGTTCCATGTTTAACCCATTTTGTTAGCCCGACTGAAAGAGAGTTGTTAACCCAACATCTCTTGGAGAGTGAtgacttttttgtatttattgttatttttagaaattaatagaTAATCTTGTTCTTTAAACATATGATCATGGATTCGAGTCCTGACTTATGTTATCATgcgtatgaaaaaatatttattgagagATGAATCTTAATATTTTGATGGATTAATTTTTGACTTGTGGGTGAGGGAtacgttaattaaaaaaatgaagaaattaaatttaagtataaGAGAATTTATAACAATTCATACACTTTACTTAATGGACTGAATTAAATCTCCTTAATAGAGTCATACCTTTTTAGACATAAAAGATGTGAATGTGgtgaaaatatttcaaaaaaacaaaaataaataaatttattacaataaaataatatttaatttagtatttataaTCTCTACTTTTTTTTAGGAAACAAACTTATTTCATCTCATTCAAAATTGTAGCATAAATACACATGAGAATACGTTCAAAACACATGGTGTGGAACCTAGAAGCCTTGTTAAGGGAGTGGGCAACTTGCTTTGCTTGCCTCTTTACTAAACTCACCCTTGAATTTGGAAAATTATTCAAAAGAGATTGACAATTAGCAAACATGCTATGAAATTCTAAAACTTCTCTTGAGTTGGATGATAAACCATCAACAACAGGTTTACAATCCACCTTAAGAATAAGATGTTGAAGTTCCATTTGATTACTCCTAAGGATTGCTTGCAATAATGCTCAAGCCTTTTCCTTCTTCATGCCTGGAATTCCTTGAGTTGTTATGGATTTAGCCTTAAGAAAACTACCTTTGTCATCTCTAAGAACCATACCTGCACCATAAATTCCTTGATCTTTAAAGATGGTTGCATCAACATTTATCTTAACCACATTGGATGGTGGCCTTTTCCAAATCTGGTCTCTGTTGCATTGGTTTGTAGTGTGTCGAGAGAAAGTTGTTGAATTATATTAAGCTCTTGATCATTCACAGAGGAATTGCATAGCTTATGTTGTTGAAATTGTTGGAGGAGTATTCATTCCTTCCCAAACTCACTCATT encodes the following:
- the LOC114398175 gene encoding uncharacterized protein LOC114398175 isoform X1, encoding MSAFPNGSNSNLDNLLLQTMMGRLQLRAPINNPLVTQSLEDFLLTDLGDDDDDNEGEETFEGQSELAREEAKLEREVIKIILSGNGESVLMPNSGQAVSVRDHHICVGFQDEEGSGYRVWEWHGHIMAFDEEFGYNPEYIYGNYFQWFKARPFSVAAVADARADVEKEEEEEEEKLENQGLRELIDSKDSADARILHRNINAASPRLFIFFMANLVNGAIDCLNGV
- the LOC114398175 gene encoding uncharacterized protein LOC114398175 isoform X2, producing the protein MSAFPNGSNSNLDNLLLQTMMGRLQLRAPINNPLVTQSLEDFLLTDLGDDDDDNEGEETFEGQSELAREEAKLEREVIKIILSGNGESVLMPNSGQAVSVRDHHICVGFQDEEGSGYRVWEWHGHIMAFDEEFGYNPEYIYGNYFQWFKARPFSVAAVADARADVEKEEEEEEEKLENQGLRELIDSKDSADARILHRNINAASPSLTGTR